The Methylopila sp. M107 genome contains the following window.
TCTACGTCACCCAGGACGAGGCCAATCTCGACCTCGCTTCCGGACGTCTCGACGCCGTGCTCGGCGACAAGTTCGTGATGCTGAACTGGCTGGAGAAAACCGCGGACGGCGAATGCTGCCAGATCGTCGGCTCCGACCTCTCCGATCCGAAGTTCTTCGGCGACGGCATCGGAGCGGGCGTGCGGAAGGGCGATGCGGACGTGAAAGCGCTGATCGACAAGGGGCTCGCGGCGATCCGCGCCAATGGCGAGTACGACCGCATCAACGCCCGCTACTTCCCGTTCAGCATCTACTGACGGCGCGGTGAGCGCCCGCGGATGACGGCATGGCGGTGACGGACTTCCTCGCGCCGCTCGCTTTCGGCCCCGCCGGATGGGGCGACGAACTGCTGTCCGGCGCGTGGCTGACCCTGCGGCTCGCGCTCGCCACGGCGCCGATCGGCTTCGCCATCGGCCTCGGCGTCGCGCTCATGCGGAACGCGCGATCGCGGCCGCTGCGGGCGCTCGGCGAGGGATACGGCGCCGTGTTCCGCGCGCTGCCCGAGCTGCTCACCATCTTCATCGTCTACTTTGGCGCGCCGCGCCTCATAAACGCCCTGCTCGCGCTCGGCGAAGGCGCGCTCGGGCTGCCGCCGTCGGCGCGGCAGTTCCAGATCGACGGCTTCACGGCCGGCGTCACGGCGCTCGCGCTGGTGCTCGGCGCGTTTTCGAGCGAGGTGTTTCTCGGCGCGATGCGCAGCGTCCCTTCGGGCCAGCGCGAGGCGGCCGACGCGCTCGGCATGTCGCGCGCCCAGACGTTCAGGCTCGTCGTCCTGCCGCAGACGCTCAGGCTCGCGGGTCCCGGCCTCGCCAACAACTTGATGACGCTGCTGAAGGACACGTCGCTGGTGTCGGTCGTCGCGCTGCCCGAACTGATGCGCCAGGCGAACCTCGCGGCGCTCGGAACCCGCCAGCCCTTCCTGATCTACCTTGTCGCCTGCCTGCTCTACCTCGCGATGTCGTGGCTCTCGGAACGCCTTCGCGCCCGGCTCGAAAGCGGGCCCGGGCTGAACCGCCTCGCCCGGGACGGCGGCCGATGAGCGGCGACGGGCTGCTGGCGCTCGCCCAGTTCGCGGGGCTCGACGCAGGCCTTCTGGCGAGATACGGGCCGGCGCTTCTGCAGGGTCTCAAGACGACGCTGCAGCTCGTCGCATTGTCGGTTCCCATCGGTTTCGTGCTCGCGATCGGCCTCGCTTATGCGCGCCTCGAAGGGGGCGTCTTCACGCGCGCGCCATCGTCAGGCTTCATGGGTTTTTTCCGCGGCACGCCCGTGCTTTGCCAGCTGTTCCTCGTCTATTACGGCGCCGGGCAGTTTCACGCGGCGCTGCAATCGGCGGGCCTCTGGTGGATCTTCCGCGACGCCTTCTGGTGCGCGACGCTGACATTCGTCCTGAACACCGCCGCCTATCAGGCGGAGATCATCCGTGGCGCCGTCTCGACGCTGCCCCGAGGCCAGCGCGAGGCCGCGGAGGCGCTCGGCTACGGGACGTTCGGCGCCTGGCGGCGCGTGCTGCTGCCGCAGGCGTTTCGCGTCGCGCTGAGGCCGCTCGGCAACGAGCTCATCCTGATGATCAAGGCGAGCTCGATCGCGAGCGTGGTGACCGTGGTCGACGTCATGGGCGCGACCAAGCGCGCCTATTCGGGCTCGCTCGACTTCGAGGTCTATGTCTGGGCGGCGCTGATCTATCTCGCGCTGGTCGAGATCGTCCGCCGCGTCTGGAACCTGCTGGAGCGCCGCATGACGCGCCATCTCGGAAGCGCCTGAGTCAGCGGTCCTCCGGATCGGACCCTTTGTCGATCTCGTCCCGGTCGGCCTCGGGCAACTCCGGGAGCGCGTCGACGATCGCGGCGTGGACCAGCTTCTGGAAATTCGAAGTCTTCTCGCGGAGCGCCGCGAAGGCCGTCTCGACATGCTCCTTGTTGACCGGGTCCTCGCGCATCGCGCGGCGCGAGGCGCGGCGGGCGACCTTGAGCTCGTCATGCGCCTGGGCGAGTTCGAACTTCCGGTCGAGCAGTTTGGCCCGCACCTTGTCCCCGACAGATTTCGGGTAGCGTTTCGAGACGAACTCGATGGTGTTCTCGATGTTGCGCGGCCCCCTGGGCTCCTTCACCTTCAGGCCGGCATAGGCGAAGTAGCCAAGATAGCCGACCGCCATCATGTTGACCGCAAGCGACAGCGCCAGCAGCGCGTAGATGAACCCATGAGGGCGCCGCGACGTCATCAAAGTTCCGCGTCCTCGATCGAAACCAGCGGCGATCCAAGGTCCGGATCGGCGTCGTCGGCCTGAGCCGGCGCGGCGATAGAACCAAGCAGCACGCCGAGCGCGAGCGCCGCCGCGCACACACTCCCGCCCGCCAGCGCGAACCGCCGCGGCGAACCGACCAGCCAGCCCAGCCTGTCGGCGTTGCGCGCCTCGATGTCCGACACGACCCGGAACGCGAAACCGTTCGGCGCGTCCGCCTGCGCGGCTTCGGCGACCAGCCCCGCCAGCCGCCGCGCATCGGCATGCAGCGCGCGCGCCTGCGCCGAGCGGGCGATCAGCGCATAGGCCTCGCCCGCATCGGTTGCGGGCCAGCGCTCGAACTCCGGGCCGAGCCCGTCGAGCCGTTCGGCGAACCGTTCCAATCTCCTCGTCTCATCCATCTCCCGCCTCCTCTCGCGCAGCGAGCTTGGCGCGCAAGGTTCGCCTCGCGCGCACCAGCATCGATTCCACGGCCTTCTCGCTCGCGCCAAGCGTCTCAGCGATCTCGGCGTTGGAGCGCTCCCCGTCGGCCGACAGCAGCAGCGCGGCGCGCTGCCGGGCCGGCAGTTTCTTGATGTCGTCGCGCACCATCGCGATCTCGTCGCGGTCGGCGAGCGCCCGTTCCTGGTCCGGATCGTCGGACGGCGGGTCGAACGCGTCGGCGAATGGCAAAAAACGGCGTATCCGCTGCCTCCGCTCGCGGTCGACGCACAGATTGACGACGATCCGGTGCAGCCAGGTCGAGAACTTCGCAGCCCCCGGCTTCCACCGGTCCGCTGCGCGCCACACGCGCCAGAACGCGTCCTGGACGATGTCCTCGGCCTCGGCGGGCGACCCGGTGAACCGGTGAGCGAGCGCCTGCGCCCTCGGTCCGTGACGCGCAATCAGCCGCGCCAGAGCGCGCTGGTCGCCCTCCGCGACGCGCGCCATCAGCGCGTCGTCCTCGTTCTTCTCCGGCGTCTCGATCGGCGGTCTACTCACGGCGCCGCCTTCGTACGCCAATCTGGCTGCGCCGCCATGCATCATCGGCCGACACCCCGCCGCTCGCGCCAACCGGCCGCGAGCTAGTCCCGCTTGCCCCGTTTCGAACCCTTCTTCTCGATGAACATCTCGAGCTCGGCCTTGGAGACGCGTCCGTCGCGATTTTCGTCCGCGCGCGTAAACCAGCGGGGCGTCATCGTCATGAACTCCGACTGGCTGATCTTCCCGTCGCGGTTCTCGTCTGCGCGCTGCAGGCGCTTGACCAGCTTCTCCGCGCCCTTGCCCTTGCCGCGCTCCGCCCGCTTGGCCCGCATCGCTTCGATCTCGGCGCGGTCGACCACGCCGTCGCCATTGGCGTCGAACCGCTCGAAGGACTTTGCGAGCTTCTTTTCCGCCTCGGCGCGGTCCACGACCCCGTCGCCGTTCCTGTCGAGACGCTCGAAGCTCTTGGTCAACCGATCCGCGCGCTGCTCTCTGCTCGCGTCCTGCGCCAAGGCGGGGGCCGACGCGGCCAGTATCGCGCCAAGCGCGAGCGCCGCTGCAAGCGGGAGACGTCCGGCCATGAAAAATGCTCCTTCAGCAGTCCATTGGAGTTCCGCCATTGTCACGCGGCGACATCGCAGTCCCTGCGGAATTGGTCCCACGCCTCGTCGAAACGATCGTCCAGCGCGGCGCGCACGAGCCGGCGATAGACCGGGAGCGCGTCCTGTTCAAACCATGGATTGCGCTTGAGCCAGGCGTTGTTCCGCCATGACGGATGAGGCATCGGCGCGACGACCGGCGTTTCGGCGCGAGCGAGCGTCCGCCGCCAGTCCGCGACCGTCTCGGTCATGCTGGGGCGGGCGTCGCGACCAAGGTGCCAGAGTTGGGCGGGGCGGCCGACCGCGAAGACCAACTCGATGTGCGGCAGGTCAGAGAACACCTGGTCGCGCCACGCCGGCGCGCATTCGGACCGCGCGGGGCGATCCGCGCCGTCTTTCGTCAGTCCGGGAAAGCAGAAGCCCATCGGCACGATCGCAATCCGGCTGTCGTCGTAGAATTCCGCATCGTCCGTCCCGAGCCAGGCGCGGAGCCGGACGCCGGACGGATCGGTGAACGGCGCGCCGCTCGCATGGACCCGGACGCCCGGCGCCTGACCGCAGATCGCGATCCGGGCGCTCGCGCGCGCCCTCAGCACAGGTCGCGGCTGGTGCGGCAGCGGAGCGCGCCGGTGAGTGTCGCGACAGATCGAACAGGCCCTGATCCTCTCGAGCAAAACGTCGAGCGAGGCCTGTGGATCATCCGGGCCGAACGCAGGGTTTGGTCCAGTTTTTATCAAGTTCTGCGCATCGAGGTGAGCGGCTCTTAATGGTTTACGAGCCATGATCCACGCCCTGTCGGTCGCGTAACACGGGTTGTCTGGTGGACATGTTCGAACTCCCGGCGAGCGGCCCGCTCGACCGACGATCGAACGGGACGTCCGAGCGCCGCCGCCTCGTGACCCAGCAGGTCCGCGCGGCGCGGCAATCGCTGACGTCCGGACCGGGCTCGCGCGCCGAATTCGACGCCGACCTCGCCCGGATCTACGTCCAGAACCGGCTTGCGGCCGTGCCCGTCATCCTCGCGCTCGCGGTGGTCATCGCCGGCGCGTCGCTGTTCTGGTTCTCGCCGCAGCTTGCGATCGCATGGCTGGTCACGGCTCTGGTCGGGCATGCGCTCGTCGTCTTCTCCATCCGCAATTTTGCGATCGAGGAGACCGATTCCAAGTCCGTCGAGCGCTGGACGCGCCGTTTCGTGGCGGCCGAAGCCCTGAATGGCCTCGCCTGGTCGTCGATCGTGGTGATGATCGAGCTCTCCGGCGGGGCGGCGCCCGCGCCCGAGATCATGTCGCTGTTCGTGACGCTGATCGGGGTCGCGGTCGCCACGATGCTGGCCGCGACTGCGCCGGCCGCGGCGGCGGCCGCGACGCTCTCCATCACGGCGGTGGTGGTAACAACCTACAGCCTCAAAGGAGGCGTCGCCGCGAACGCGGTCGCGGCCATGACGATCGGCGCGCAGGTCTATTTCCTGCTGCTCGCCCAGAGGCTGCACCGCGCGGCCCGCGAGACGCTGGAATATCGGGCCGAGAAGGACGCGCTGATCGGGGAGCTCGAACAGGCCAAGGCGAACTCCGACGAGGCCCGCCGCCGCGCCGAAGAGGCCAATCTCGCGAAATCCCGCTTCCTTGCGACGATGAGCCACGAGTTGCGTACGCCGCTCAACGCCATCCTCGGCTTCTCGGAGGTGATGAAGGCCGAAATTCTCGGCGCGCACGCCGTGCCGACCTACAAGGAATATGCCGGCGACATTCACCAGAGCGGCCAGCACCTGCTCGACCTGATCAACGAAATCCTCGACCTGTCGCGCATCGAGGCCGGCCGCTACGAGATGAACGAGGAGGCGCTCCGCCTCGCTTTCATCGTCGAGGATTGCCACCATCTCCTGAAGCTTCGCGCGAAGAAGCGCGGCATCACGATCCGCGAGCTGTCCGAGACGGGCCTGCCGCCCGTCTGGGCCGACGAACGCGCGATGCGGCAGGTGGTGCTGAACCTGCTGTCGAACGCCATCAAGTTTACGCCGCAGGGCGGCGAGATCCGCCTGAAGCTCGGCTGGACGGCCTCCGGCGGCCAGTATGTCTCGGTGGCCGACAATGGGCCGGGCATTCCGGAAGACGAGATCCCGATGGTGCTGGCCTCGTTCGGTCAGGGCACGCTCGCGATCAAGACGGCCGAACAGGGGGCCGGCCTCGGCCTTCCGATCGTGAAGGGCCTGATCGACCTGCACGGCGGCTCGTTCTCGCTGAAGAGCAAGTTGCGCGAAGGCACGGAAGTGGTCGTGACGCTGCCGGCGTCGCGCGTGATGAGCGCCCTCGCGCCCGAGCGTAGCCCCGGCTCCCCGGCCCGCGAGCGCGCCGAAACGCCGGGCGCGGCGCTGCAGAGAACGGCTTGAAGCGTTAGTCCCGGTTCGAGACCGCGGCTTCCGCGAACGTCGCCATGCCGCCGTGGCAGGCGGCGGCGGCGCGGATCGCAGCGACCGCGAGCGCGCCGCCGGAGCCCTCGCCCAGCCGCATCCCGAGATCGAGCAGCGGCTTCATCTCCAGACGCTTCAGCAGCCGACCGTGAGCCTGCTCGGCCGATTTGTGGCCCGCCACGCAATGATCGAGCGCGCTGGCGTCGAGCGCGTGTAGCACCGCCGCAGCCGCAGTCGCGACGAAGCCGTCGAGCACGACAGGCACACGCTCGATGCGCGCGGCGATGATCGCGCCCGCAATGGCTGCAAGCTCCCGGCCGCCGAGCCGCCTCAGCGCCTCCAGCGGATCGTCGAGATGCGCGCGGTGGAGATCGTGCGCGGCCGCGACGGCGGCGATCTTGCGCGCGACCGTCTCGTCGTCGGCCGCCGCGCCCCGCCCGACCCAGTCCTTCGCCTCGCCGCCGAACAGCGCATGCGACAGCGCCGCCGCCACGGTGGTGTTGCCGATCCCCATCTCGCCGACGACCAGAAGGTCGATCCCGCCGGCGATCGCCTCCATGCCATAGGCCATGGTGGCGGCGCATTCCGCCTCGCTCATCGCGGGTTCCAGCGTGATGTCCGGCGTCGGACGCTCGGTCGCGAGATCAAACACCTTGAGACCGATGTCGAAGGTCGAGCAGATCTGGTTGATCGCCGCGCCGCCCTTGGCGAAGGTGTCGAGCATCTGGCGCGTGACGCTCGCCGGGAACGGCGAGACGCCCCGGTCGACGACGCCATGCGAGCCGGCGAAGATCGCGACCAGCGGCTTCGCCACCGTCGGCCTCGCCTTGCCCTGCCAGGTCGCCAGCCATTCGGCGACGTCTTCGAGCCGCCCGAGGGCGCCGGCAGGCTTCACCAGCTCCACGTTGCGGGCGCGGACGGCGGCGGCGGCCTCGCGGTCCGGCGCCGGCAGGCGCGCGAGCAAAGCGCGGATGTCGTCGAAGGGCAGGCCGCTCGGCGGTCGGACGGCTTCTGGGCTGGACGCCATGGATTTCCCGGCACGGATTGAACGTTCGCGCTGCGGGATAGCCGAAGCTGCGGCCGAGGCCAAGGAGTCAACTCGGGCATCTGGGTCGGCGAATACAGGCGCCGAGGCGATCCGCCGTGCTAGGGATCGCCGTCCGACGCCGCATGGGAGATCGCGTGACCGACGAAGCGCCTGCGCCCTCACAGTCCCCGGCCGAAAGCCGCTCGGTGATGGCGGGCACGCGCAACGCCGCGGCCGACGCCGTTCGCTTTTTTACGCGGCTGCCCGTTCCAAAGCGTTGGACAAACCTCGGAGCGGCCCCGAGCGCCGGCGCCGAAAACGGCGTAGCGGCACGAGCGCCGCAGGACGGCCTGGCGGTCGCGAGCCCGCTCGCCGGCGTGCTGCTCGGGCTTCTCGCCGGCGCAGCGCTTACCCTGTCGCTCGCGGCGGGCCTGCCGCCGCTGCCGGCGGCGGTCTTCGCCACGATCGTCGCGGTCGCGGCGAGCGGCGCGCTCCACCTTGACGGCCTCGCCGACGTCGCAGACAGCCTAGGCGGCTCGACGCGCGAGAAGCGGCTCGAGATCATGCGCGACAGCCGCCTCGGGACCTTTGGAGGCGCCGCGCTCATGCTGGCGCTCGGGCTGCGTGTGGCGCTTGTAGCCGCGCTTGTCGGGCGGCTCGGCGCGGGCGAGGCGACGCTCGCGCTGATCGCCGCGGCCGCCATCGCCCGCCCCCTCGCCTTCCTGCCGGCGATCACGCTTGAGCCGGCGCGGCCGGACGGGCTCGGCGCATTGCTGCGGCCCTCCGCGACGTGCGTCGCGATCGGGCTGCTGGCCGGCGCCGCCGTCGCTCTGGCGAGCGCGGGGCTTGCGATGGGAGTGGCCGCGATCGCGCTCGCGGGCGCGTCGGCGGTCGCGATCGCGGCCGTCGCGCGCCAAAAGTTCGGCGGGTACACGGGCGACGTCTGCGGCGCGAGCGCCGAAGTCGCGGAACTCGCCGCGCTGACCGGACTGCTCGCAGCCGCTGTCTGACTCGATCGTCCTGTTGCGCGATGCCTCCGGCTTTGCCACATCTGCGCGCATGGCGTCGCGTCCGATCAAATCCCCTTGCGTACAAGTCTGCGTTGTCGACCCGGCCAACGGCTGGTGCGAGGGTTGCTACCGCACGCTCGCCGAGATCGGCGGGTGGATGCGGTATTCCGACGCCGAGCGGGACCGCGTGATCGCGACCCTCGGCGCCCGTCGTCGCGTCGTCCGCGACGGGCCTCCTCGCCGGGAGAGCGACGAATGAGCCGGACGTCCGAAATCCTCGTCGCGGTCATTCTCGCCGCGATCGTCACCTTCGTGATCGCCGACCTCGCGGGCGGCATGGGAACGTTTCCGAACGAACGCTGGGCCGCGGCGATCGCGATGATCTGCCTGGCGGTCTGGATCGGGCCCGGCGCGCTGCGCCGCTATTCGGGCAACGCCAGCGGGGCTCTGAAGGCCGTTGCGCTGTGGCTGCTGATCGTGACCGCGATCGCGCTGCTCTACGTCTACGGCAAGGAGTTTCTGGTCTCGATCGGCGTCAACGTGCCTTAGGCGGAAACCGGCTCAAGCGAAACCGTCATCCCGGCCGGCAGGGCCGGGATCCAGATACGCCACCGTCTCCGTCTTGCCCGAAAATGTTTGTGTTTCTGGATTGCGGCCTTCCGCTGCGCTTCAGCCGGCAAGACGTGCTCGCACCATCTGGTGTCACGCGCTACGCCGACGCGCTGTACAGCAGCCCGGCGAAAAAATACGTCGAGACCGCCGCGAGGAAGAGGCCGAAGCCGATCTCGAGCTTGCGCTTGGTCAGGCGGTGCGCGATCGCGACGCCGAGCGGCGCCGTCAGCGTCGAGACCGGCGCCATCAAAGCGATGCCGATCAGCGAGACGAAGCCGAGCGACAGCGGCGGCAGGCCCGCCTGGTGCGGCAGCCCGGCGATCACGAACGAGATCGCCCCGGGAATGGAGATGATCGCGCCGAGCCCCGCCGAGGTCGCGATCGCCTGATGGATCGGCCGGTTGTGCAAGGTCATGATCAGGCTGCCATAAGTGCCGCCGCCGATCCCCATCAGCGCCGAGATGACGCCGATGAACAGGCCGTAAGCCGCCATGCCGGCCTTGCCCGGCAGGTCGCTCGAGATCGTCCAGCTCGCTTTCGCGAACAGCATGCGCGCTGCCATGAACAGCGCGAAGCAGGCGAAAATCCCCTTCAGCCATTCCGATCGGAACAGAGACGCGGCCGCTGCTCCGGCAATGCACCCCACGACGACGCCGGGCGC
Protein-coding sequences here:
- a CDS encoding EF-hand domain-containing protein, which produces MAGRLPLAAALALGAILAASAPALAQDASREQRADRLTKSFERLDRNGDGVVDRAEAEKKLAKSFERFDANGDGVVDRAEIEAMRAKRAERGKGKGAEKLVKRLQRADENRDGKISQSEFMTMTPRWFTRADENRDGRVSKAELEMFIEKKGSKRGKRD
- a CDS encoding sigma-70 family RNA polymerase sigma factor translates to MSRPPIETPEKNEDDALMARVAEGDQRALARLIARHGPRAQALAHRFTGSPAEAEDIVQDAFWRVWRAADRWKPGAAKFSTWLHRIVVNLCVDRERRQRIRRFLPFADAFDPPSDDPDQERALADRDEIAMVRDDIKKLPARQRAALLLSADGERSNAEIAETLGASEKAVESMLVRARRTLRAKLAAREEAGDG
- the cobS gene encoding adenosylcobinamide-GDP ribazoletransferase, which translates into the protein MTDEAPAPSQSPAESRSVMAGTRNAAADAVRFFTRLPVPKRWTNLGAAPSAGAENGVAARAPQDGLAVASPLAGVLLGLLAGAALTLSLAAGLPPLPAAVFATIVAVAASGALHLDGLADVADSLGGSTREKRLEIMRDSRLGTFGGAALMLALGLRVALVAALVGRLGAGEATLALIAAAAIARPLAFLPAITLEPARPDGLGALLRPSATCVAIGLLAGAAVALASAGLAMGVAAIALAGASAVAIAAVARQKFGGYTGDVCGASAEVAELAALTGLLAAAV
- a CDS encoding uracil-DNA glycosylase family protein — translated: MLERIRACSICRDTHRRAPLPHQPRPVLRARASARIAICGQAPGVRVHASGAPFTDPSGVRLRAWLGTDDAEFYDDSRIAIVPMGFCFPGLTKDGADRPARSECAPAWRDQVFSDLPHIELVFAVGRPAQLWHLGRDARPSMTETVADWRRTLARAETPVVAPMPHPSWRNNAWLKRNPWFEQDALPVYRRLVRAALDDRFDEAWDQFRRDCDVAA
- a CDS encoding HAMP domain-containing sensor histidine kinase encodes the protein MFELPASGPLDRRSNGTSERRRLVTQQVRAARQSLTSGPGSRAEFDADLARIYVQNRLAAVPVILALAVVIAGASLFWFSPQLAIAWLVTALVGHALVVFSIRNFAIEETDSKSVERWTRRFVAAEALNGLAWSSIVVMIELSGGAAPAPEIMSLFVTLIGVAVATMLAATAPAAAAAATLSITAVVVTTYSLKGGVAANAVAAMTIGAQVYFLLLAQRLHRAARETLEYRAEKDALIGELEQAKANSDEARRRAEEANLAKSRFLATMSHELRTPLNAILGFSEVMKAEILGAHAVPTYKEYAGDIHQSGQHLLDLINEILDLSRIEAGRYEMNEEALRLAFIVEDCHHLLKLRAKKRGITIRELSETGLPPVWADERAMRQVVLNLLSNAIKFTPQGGEIRLKLGWTASGGQYVSVADNGPGIPEDEIPMVLASFGQGTLAIKTAEQGAGLGLPIVKGLIDLHGGSFSLKSKLREGTEVVVTLPASRVMSALAPERSPGSPARERAETPGAALQRTA
- a CDS encoding ABC transporter permease; the encoded protein is MSGDGLLALAQFAGLDAGLLARYGPALLQGLKTTLQLVALSVPIGFVLAIGLAYARLEGGVFTRAPSSGFMGFFRGTPVLCQLFLVYYGAGQFHAALQSAGLWWIFRDAFWCATLTFVLNTAAYQAEIIRGAVSTLPRGQREAAEALGYGTFGAWRRVLLPQAFRVALRPLGNELILMIKASSIASVVTVVDVMGATKRAYSGSLDFEVYVWAALIYLALVEIVRRVWNLLERRMTRHLGSA
- a CDS encoding periplasmic heavy metal sensor; the encoded protein is MTSRRPHGFIYALLALSLAVNMMAVGYLGYFAYAGLKVKEPRGPRNIENTIEFVSKRYPKSVGDKVRAKLLDRKFELAQAHDELKVARRASRRAMREDPVNKEHVETAFAALREKTSNFQKLVHAAIVDALPELPEADRDEIDKGSDPEDR
- a CDS encoding ABC transporter permease subunit (The N-terminal region of this protein, as described by TIGR01726, is a three transmembrane segment that identifies a subfamily of ABC transporter permease subunits, which specificities that include histidine, arginine, glutamine, glutamate, L-cystine (sic), the opines (in Agrobacterium) octopine and nopaline, etc.) → MAVTDFLAPLAFGPAGWGDELLSGAWLTLRLALATAPIGFAIGLGVALMRNARSRPLRALGEGYGAVFRALPELLTIFIVYFGAPRLINALLALGEGALGLPPSARQFQIDGFTAGVTALALVLGAFSSEVFLGAMRSVPSGQREAADALGMSRAQTFRLVVLPQTLRLAGPGLANNLMTLLKDTSLVSVVALPELMRQANLAALGTRQPFLIYLVACLLYLAMSWLSERLRARLESGPGLNRLARDGGR
- the cobT gene encoding nicotinate-nucleotide--dimethylbenzimidazole phosphoribosyltransferase: MASSPEAVRPPSGLPFDDIRALLARLPAPDREAAAAVRARNVELVKPAGALGRLEDVAEWLATWQGKARPTVAKPLVAIFAGSHGVVDRGVSPFPASVTRQMLDTFAKGGAAINQICSTFDIGLKVFDLATERPTPDITLEPAMSEAECAATMAYGMEAIAGGIDLLVVGEMGIGNTTVAAALSHALFGGEAKDWVGRGAAADDETVARKIAAVAAAHDLHRAHLDDPLEALRRLGGRELAAIAGAIIAARIERVPVVLDGFVATAAAAVLHALDASALDHCVAGHKSAEQAHGRLLKRLEMKPLLDLGMRLGEGSGGALAVAAIRAAAACHGGMATFAEAAVSNRD
- a CDS encoding sulfite exporter TauE/SafE family protein produces the protein MDAFASIPMGELMSLGAGLIVAGVITGVLAGLFGVGGGAVIVPVLASLFEHLGAAKGYEMQLAVGTSLAIIIPTSLRSFQAHRARGAVDMAALKAWAPGVVVGCIAGAAAASLFRSEWLKGIFACFALFMAARMLFAKASWTISSDLPGKAGMAAYGLFIGVISALMGIGGGTYGSLIMTLHNRPIHQAIATSAGLGAIISIPGAISFVIAGLPHQAGLPPLSLGFVSLIGIALMAPVSTLTAPLGVAIAHRLTKRKLEIGFGLFLAAVSTYFFAGLLYSASA
- a CDS encoding DUF1289 domain-containing protein, producing MASRPIKSPCVQVCVVDPANGWCEGCYRTLAEIGGWMRYSDAERDRVIATLGARRRVVRDGPPRRESDE